The Elephas maximus indicus isolate mEleMax1 chromosome 19, mEleMax1 primary haplotype, whole genome shotgun sequence genome contains a region encoding:
- the CHD3 gene encoding chromodomain-helicase-DNA-binding protein 3 isoform X9: MASPLRDEEEEEEEMVVSEEEEEEEEEGDEEEEEVEAADEDDEEYDDERVLGRGPDHDRGRDRHNPPGCHLFPPPPPPPPLPPPPPPPPPDKDDIRLLPSALGVKKRKRGPKKQKENKPGKPRKRKKLDSEEEFGSERDEYREKSESGGSEYGTGPGRKRRRKHREKKEKKTKRRKKGEGDGGQKQVEQKSSATLLLTWGLEDVEHVFSEEDYHTLTNYKAFSQFMRPLIAKKNPKIPMSKMMTILGAKWREFSANNPFKGSAAAVAAAAAAAAAAVAEQVSAAVSSATPIAPSGPPALPPPPAADTQPPPIRRAKTKEGKGPGHKRRSKSPRVPDGRKKLRGKKMAPLKIKLGLLGGKKKKGGSYVLQSDEGPEPEAEESDLDSGSVHSASGRPDGPVRTKRLKRGRPGRKKKKVAGEEEVDGYETDHQDYCEVCQQGGEIILCDTCPRAYHLVCLDPELDRAPEGKWSCPHCEKEGVQWEAKEEEEEYEEEGEEEGEKEEEDDHMEYCRVCKDGGELLCCDACISSYHIHCLNPPLPDIPNGEWLCPRCTCPVLKGRVQKILHWRWGEPPVSVPAPQQADGSPDAPAPRPLQGRSEREFFVKWVGLSYWHCSWAKELQLEIFHLVMYRNYQRKNDMDEPPPLDYGSGEDDGKSDKRKVKDPHYAEMEEKYYRFGIKPEWMTVHRIINHSVDKKGNYHYLVKWRDLPYDQSTWEEDEMNIPEYEDHKQSYWRHRELIMGEDPAQPRKYKKKKKEVQTDGPPSSPTNDPTVKYETQPRFITATGGTLHMYQLEGLNWLRFSWAQGTDTILADEMGLGKTIQTIVFLYSLYKEGHTKGPFLVSAPLSTIINWEREFQMWAPKFYVVTYTGDKDSRAIIRENEFSFEDNAIKGGKKAFKMKREAQVKFHVLLTSYELITIDQAALGSIRWACLVVDEAHRLKNNQSKFFRVLNGYKIDHKLLLTGTPLQNNLEELFHLLNFLTPERFNNLEGFLEEFADISKEDQIKKLHDLLGPHMLRRLKADVFKNMPAKTELIVRVELSPMQKKYYKYILTRNFEALNSRGGGNQVSLLNIMMDLKKCCNHPYLFPVAAMESPKLPSGAYEGGALIKASGKLMLLQKMLRKLKEQGHRVLIFSQMTKMLDLLEDFLDYEGYKYERIDGGITGALRQEAIDRFNAPGAQQFCFLLSTRAGGLGINLATADTVIIFDSDWNPHNDIQAFSRAHRIGQANKVMIYRFVTRASVEERITQVAKRKMMLTHLVVRPGLGSKAGSMSKQELDDILKFGTEELFKDENEGENKEEDSSVIHYDNEAIARLLDRNQDATEDTDVQNMNEYLSSFKVAQYVVREEDKIEEIEREIIKQEENVDPDYWEKLLRHHYEQQQEDLARNLGKGKRVRKQVNYNDAAQEDQDNQSEYSVGSEEEDEDFDERPEGRRQSKRQLRNEKDKPLPPLLARVGGNIEVLGFNTRQRKAFLNAVMRWGMPPQDAFTTQWLVRDLRGKTEKEFKAYVSLFMRHLCEPGADGSETFADGVPREGLSRQQVLTRIGVMSLVKKKVQEFEHINGRWSMPELMPEPSADSKRSSRASSPTKTSPTTPEASATNSPCTSKPATPAPSEKGDGIRTPLEKDEAENQEEKPEKDSKTGEKMETEPDAPSPAPSLGERLDPRKIPLEDEVPGVPGELEIEPGYRGGREKSATELTPGERGEEKPLDGQEHRERPEGETGDFSKRAEDVKGDRELRPGPPRDEPRSNGRREEKAEKPRFMFNIADGGFTELHTLWQNEERAAISSGKLNEIWHRRHDYWLLAGIVLHGYARWQDIQNDAQFAIINEPFKTEANKGNFLEMKNKFLARRFKLLEQALVIEEQLRRAAYLNLSQEPAHPAMALHARFAEAECLAESHQHLSKESLAGNKPANAVLHKVLNQLEELLSDMKADVTRLPATLSRIPPIAARLQMSERSILSRLASKGTEPHPTPAFPPGPYATPPGYGVAFSAAPVGALAAAGANYSQMPAGSFITAATNGPPVLVKKEKEMVGAVVSDGLDRKEPRAGEVICIDD; the protein is encoded by the exons ATGGCTTCCCCTCTGAGGgacgaagaggaggaggaggaggagatggtggtgtcggaggaggaagaagaggaagaagaagagggcgacgaggaggaggaggaggtggaggcgGCCGACGAGGACGATGAGGAGTACGACGACGAGAGAGTACTCGGGCGCGGGCCGGACCACGACCGGGGCCGCGACCGCCACAACCCCCCCGGCTGCCACCTcttcccgccgccgccgccaccgccgccgctgcccccgccgccgccgcccccgcctCCAG ATAAGGATGACATTCGGCTACTGCCTTCAGCATTGGGTGTGAAGAAAAGAAAACGAGGACCCAAAAAACAGAAGGAGAACAAGCCAGGAAAACCCCGAAAACGCAAGAAGCTT GACAGTGAGGAAGAATTTGGCTCTGAGCGAGATGAATACCGGGAGAAGTCAGAGAGTGGGGGCAGTGAATATGGAACCGGACCAGGTCGGAAGCGGAGACGGAAGCAccgagaaaaaaaggagaagaagacaAAGCGGCGGAAAAAAGGGGAGGGAGACGGGGGACAAAAG CAGGTAGAACAGAAGTCATCAGCTACTCTGCTTCTGACCTGGGGCCTGGAGGATGTGGAGCATGTGTTCTCTGAGGAGGATTACCACACGCTCACCAACTACAAAGCCTTTAGCCAGTTCATGAG GCCTCTAATTGCTAAGAAGAATCCTAAGATCCCAATGTCTAAAATGATGACCATCCTTGGGGCCAAGTGGAGAGAGTTCAGCGCCAACAACCCCTTCAAGGGGTCAGCAGCTgctgtggcggcggcggcggcggcggcggcagcagctgTAGCTGAGCAGGTGTCAGCTGCTGTCTCATCGGCCACCCCCATAGCACCTTCCGGACCCCCTGCCCTTCCACCACCCCCTGCTGCTGATACCCAGCCCCCACCCATCCGaagagccaaaaccaaagaggGCAAAG GTCCAGGCCATAAGAGGCGGAGTAAGAGCCCCCGAGTGCCTGACGGACGGAAGAAGCTCCGGGGAAAGAAGatggcaccactcaaaattaAACTAGGGCTGCTGGGTGGCAAGAAGAAGAAGGGAGGCTCG TATGTTTTGCAGAGTGATGAGGGCCCCGAGCCAGAGGCTGAGGAGTCAGACCTGGATAGTGGCAGTGTCCACAGTGCCTCAGGTCGACCCGATGGGCCTGTTCGCACCAAGAGACTAAAGAGAGGCCGGccaggaaggaagaagaagaagg TGGCCGGGGAGGAGGAGGTTGATGGCTACGAGACGGATCACCAGGATTACTGTGAGGTGTGCCAGCAGGGTGGGGAAATTATTCTGTGCGACACCTGCCCTCGTGCCTACCACCTCGTCTGCCTTGATCCTGAACTTGACCGGGCTCCTGAGGGCAAATGGAGCTGCCCTCACTGT GAGAAGGAGGGAGTACAGTGGGAGgccaaggaggaggaagaagaatatgaagaggagggagaggaagaaggggagaaggaggaggaggatgatCACATGGAGTACTGCCGTGTGTGCAAGGATGGGGGGGAGCTCCTCTGCTGTGACGCCTGCATCTCCTCCTACCACATCCATTGTCTAAACCCTCCCCTGCCTGACATCCCCAACGGGGAATGGCTATGTCCCCGATGCACA TGCCCTGTGCTGAAGGGCCGTGTGCAGAAGATTCTGCATTGGCGGTGGGGGGAGCCACCTGTGTCAGTGCCAGCCCCTCAGCAGGCAGATGGGAGTCCAGATGCCCCAGCCCCTCGCCCTCTTCAAGGCAGATCAGAGCGAGAATTCTTTGTCAAGTGGGTAGGCCTGTCCTACTGGCATTGCTCCTGGGCCAAGGAGCTTCAG CTGGAAATCTTCCACTTGGTAATGTATCGAAACTACCAACGGAAGAATGACATGGATGAGCCCCCACCCCTGGATTATGGCTCTGGCGAGGATGACGGGAAGAGTGACAAGCGCAAGGTGAAAGATCCACACTACGCCGAGATGGAGGAGAAGTACTATCGCTTTGGAATCAAGCCAGAGTGGATGACCGTCCACCGCATCATCAACCACAG TGTGGATAAAAAGGGTAATTACCACTATTTAGTGAAATGGAGGGACTTGCCATATGACCAGTCCACATGGGAGGAAGATGAAATGAACATCCCTGAATATGAAGACCATAAACAAAGCTACTGGAGACATCG AGAACTAATTATGGGGGAGGATCCTGCCCAGCCCCGCAAgtataagaagaagaagaaggaggtgCAGACTGATGGGCCTCCCAGTTCTCCTACTAACGAT CCTACAGTGAAATATGAGACCCAGCCACGGTTTATCACAGCtaccggtggcacactgcatatgTATCAGCTGGAAGGGCTGAACTGGCTACGCTTCTCATGGGCCCAGGGCACTGACACCATTCTGGCTGATGAAATGGGGCTGGGCAAGACCATACAAACCATCGTCTTCCTCTACTCACTCTATAAGGAG GGCCACACAAAAGGTCCCTTCCTGGTGAGTGCCCCCCTCTCTACCATCATTAACTGGGAGCGGGAGTTCCAAATGTGGGCACCTAAGTTTTATGTGGTGACATACACGGGTGACAAGGACAGCCGGGCCATCATTCGTGAGAATGAGTTTTCCTTTGAGGACAACGCCATCAAAGGTGGCAAGAAAGCTTTTAAGATGAAG AGGGAGGCACAGGTGAAGTTCCATGTTCTCCTGACTTCATATGAGCTGATAACCATTGATCAGGCAGCACTGGGCTCCATCCGCTGGGCCTGCCTCGTGGTGGACGAGGCCCATCGGCTCAAGAACAACCAGTCCAAG TTTTTCAGGGTCCTCAATGGCTATAAGATAGATCATAAGTTACTGCTGACAGGGACCCCTCTGCAGAATAACCTGGAGGAGCTCTTCCATCTGCTGAACTTCCTGACCCCCGAGAGGTTTAA CAACCTAGAGGGCTTCTTGGAGGAATTTGCTGACATATCCAAAGAGGACCAGATTAAGAAGCTGCATGATTTGTTGGGGCCACACATGCTACGGAGGCTCAAGGCTGACGTCTTTAAGAACATGCCAGCCAAGACAGAGCTCATTGTTCGAGTGGAGCTGAGCCCTATGCAGAA GAAATACTACAAGTACATCCTGACTCGAAATTTTGAGGCCTTGAATTCACGAGGTGGTGGGAACCAAGTGTCGCTGCTCAACATCATGATGGATCTCAAGAAGTGCTGTAACCACCCGTACCTCTTTCCTGTGGCTGCTATG GAGTCCCCAAAACTCCCCAGTGGGGCTTATGAGGGTGGGGCACTAATTAAGGCGTCTGGGAAGCTTATGTTGCTGCAGAAGATGTTGCGGAAGCTGAAGGAGCAAGGACACAGAGTGCTTATTTTCTCGCAG ATGACCAAAATGTTAGACTTGCTGGAGGACTTCTTAGACTACGAAGGCTACAAGTACGAGCGCATTGATGGTGGCATCACTGGTGCACTGAGGCAGGAGGCCATCGATCGGTTCAACG CTCCTGGGGCCCAACAATTCTGCTTCCTCCTGTCCACCCGAGCGGGGGGCCTGGGCATCAATCTGGCCACTGCTGACACTGTCATCATCTTCGATTCTGACTGGAACCCTCATAATGACATCCAG GCCTTCAGCAGGGCTCATCGGATCGGCCAGGCCAACAAAGTGATGATTTACCGGTTTGTGACCCGCGCGTCAGTGGAAGAGCGAATCACACAGGTGGCCAAGAGAAAGATGATGCTGACGCACCTGGTGGTGCGGCCTGGACTAGGCTCCAAGGCAGGCTCCATGTCCAAGCAGGAGCTGGATGACATCCTCAAATTTGGCACCGAGGAGCTGTTCAAGGATGAAAACGAGG GAGAGAACAAGGAGGAGGACAGCAGTGTGATCCACTATGACAATGAGGCCATCGCTAGGCTCTTGGACCGGAACCAGGATGCAACTGAAGACACCGATGTGCAGAACATGAATGAGTATCTCAGCTCCTTCAAGGTGGCACAGTATGTTGTGCGGGAAGAAGACAAG ATTGAGGAAATCGAGCGAGAAATCATCAAGCAGGAGGAGAATGTGGATCCTGACTATTGGGAGAAGCTGCTGAGGCATCACTATGAGCAGCAGCAGGAGGACCTGGCTCGGAATCTCGGCAAGGGCAAGCGTGTTCGGAAGCAAGTTAACTATAACGATGCTGCTCAGGAGGACCAAG ATAACCAGTCAGAATACTCAGTGGGATCAGAGGAGGAGGATGAAGACTTTGACGAACGTCCTGAAG GGCGTCGTCAGTCAAAGAGGCAGCTCCGAAATGAAAAGGATAAGCCACTTCCTCCGCTGCTGGCTCGAGTTGGGGGCAACATTGAG GTGTTGGGGTTCAACACGCGTCAGCGGAAGGCTTTCCTGAATGCTGTGATGCGCTGGGGGATGCCACCTCAGGATGCCTTCACCACTCAGTGGCTGGTGCGGGACCTGAGGGGCAAGACTGAAAAGGAGTTTAA GGCCTATGTGTCACTGTTCATGCGCCATCTCTGTGAACCTGGGGCAGATGGCTCTGAAACCTTTGCCGATGGAGTCCCTCGGGAGGGACTGAGTCGTCAGCAAGTGTTGACCCGCATTGGAGTCATGTCTCTGGTCAAGAAGAAG GTACAGGAGTTTGAGCACATCAATGGGCGCTGGTCAATGCCAGAGCTGATGCCTGAGCCCAGTGCCGACTCAAAACGCTCGTCTAGAGCCTCCTCTCCAACCAAAACATCCCCTACCACTCCTGAGGCTTCCGCTACAAACAGTCCTTGCACCTCTAAACCTG CTACTCCAGCTCCAAGTGAGAAAGGAGATGGGATAAGGACACCTCTTGAGAAGGACGAAGCCGAAAACCAGGAGGAGAAGCCAGAGAAGGATAGCAAAACTGGGGAGAAGATGGAGACAGAG CCTGatgcccccagcccagccccttcGCTTGGGGAGAGGCTGGACCCAAGGAAGATTCCTCTAGAAGATGAGGTGCCAGGGGTACCTGGAGAGTTGGAGATTGAACCTGGGTACCGGGGGGGCAGAGAGAAATCAG CCACGGAGTTGACGCcaggagagaggggagaggagaagcCGTTGGATGGACAAGAGCACAGGGAGAGGCCGGAGGGGGAAACAGGGGATTTTAGCAAGAGAG CAGAAGATGTAAAAGGGGACCGGGAGCTTCGACCAGGACCTCCTCGAGATGAGCCACGGTCCAATGGGCGACGTGAGGAGAAGGCAGAGAAGCCACGGTTCATGTTTAACATCGCAGATGGTGGTTTCACAG AGCTTCACACGCTGTGGCAGAATGAGGAACGGGCAGCTATTTCCTCTGGGAAACTCAATGAGATCTGGCACCGAAGACATGACTATTGGCTTCTGGCTGGGATTGTCCT CCATGGTTATGCACGGTggcaggacatccagaatgaTGCTCAGTTTGCCATTATCAATGAGCCATTTAAAACCGAAGCCAATAAAGGGAACTTTCTGGAGATGAAAAATAAGTTCCTGGCCCGGAGGTTCAAG CTCCTGGAGCAGGCGCTGGTGATCGAGGAGCAGCTGCGGCGGGCGGCCTACCTGAACCTGTCACAGGAGCCGGCGCACCCCGCCATGGCCCTCCACGCCCGCTTCGCCGAGGCCGAGTGCCTGGCCGAGAGCCACCAGCACCTCTCCAAGGAGTCGCTGGCGGGGAACAAGCCGGCCAACGCCGTCCTGCACAAGG TTCTGAACCAGCTGGAGGAGTTGCTGAGCGACATGAAGGCGGACGTGACCCGCCTGCCAGCCACGTTGTCCCGAATACCCCCCATCGCAGCCCGCCTTCAGATGTCCGAGCGCAGCATCCTCAGCCGGCTGGCCAGCAAGGGCACAGAGCCTCACCCCACACCG gccttccctccgggTCCGTACGCTACACCTCCGGGGTACGGGGTAGCCTTCAGCGCCGCACCCGTAGGGGCCCTGGCCGCCGCAGGCGCCAATTACAGCCAGATGCCGGCAGGGTCCTTCATCACAG CCGCCACCAACGGCCCTCCAGTGCTggtgaagaaggagaaggaaatggtGGGGGCAGTGGTGTCAGACGGGCTGGATCGGAAGGAGCCCCGAGCCGGGGAGGTGATCTGTATAGACGACTGA